Genomic window (Bosea sp. (in: a-proteobacteria)):
CAATGACGACGCGCTGCCGCTGCCCGCCCGAAAACTGATGCGGATAGCGGTCGCGCACGGACGGGTCGAGCCCCACGCGCGTCAGCATCTCGTCGACGAAGCCATCGACCTCGGCCCGCCGGATGAGCCCGTGATAGAGGGGTGCTTCGGCGATGCAGTCGCGGATGCGCATGCGCGGGTTCAGCAAGGACATCGGGTCCTGGAAGATCATCTGGATCTGGAGCGCGGCTGATTTCGCCGACCGCCCGGGCTGCGTGATATCGGCGCCGTCGAACGCGATCTGCCCCGAGCTGGGCGCCAGGAGGCCGGCGATCATGCGCCCGATCGTGGACTTGCCCGAGCCGGATTCGCCGACCAGCCCCACGACCTCGCCCTGCGCGATGTCCATGCTGACATCATCGACCGCGTGAACGGTCGACGGCGCGGCGGCCAGCCCGATGCGGACGGCGAATGCCTCGGCCGCATCCTGCTGGACCGTGAAACGCTTCGTCAGGTTCCTGACCGAGACCAGCGGATGCCTCATGCGCCGGCCCCGGCGCCCGGGTCGAGCGGATGGAAGCATCGCGCGCTCTGCCCGGAACGAAGCTCCCGCATGGGCGGCAC
Coding sequences:
- a CDS encoding ABC transporter ATP-binding protein; its protein translation is MRHPLVSVRNLTKRFTVQQDAAEAFAVRIGLAAAPSTVHAVDDVSMDIAQGEVVGLVGESGSGKSTIGRMIAGLLAPSSGQIAFDGADITQPGRSAKSAALQIQMIFQDPMSLLNPRMRIRDCIAEAPLYHGLIRRAEVDGFVDEMLTRVGLDPSVRDRYPHQFSGGQRQRVVIARALAVNPRFLICDESIAALDVSIQAQVLNLFMRLRRELDLSYLFISHDLGVVEHISDRVVILYLGRVVEVAPTGELFAAPLHPYTRALLDEVPRLSMEKRRFQPIKGEIPSPMQPPPGCHFHTRCPLAGPRCSREIPRLQRTGARAVACHIDDGGTA